A stretch of Megalobrama amblycephala isolate DHTTF-2021 linkage group LG14, ASM1881202v1, whole genome shotgun sequence DNA encodes these proteins:
- the LOC125244314 gene encoding uncharacterized protein LOC125244314, producing MSSGNRRGLRVRGGGQGRGRRGRGDRERERRAEDVGGRAEDLGGRARRAEDVGRGEEIEEMDRLEGNGIVERENIRRGGQGGRGGQGVRGGRRGRMRVGYTRVSNEIRATLIDHVINHGLSLREAGQRVQPNINRSTVASIIRTFQRENRIEVREHSGGRTRLFSVEQEHAIVDMVVQNNTLRLKEIQQRITQDNQLFHNIHQCSLSTIDRVLRRNAIRMKQVYKVPFERNSIRVKELRFQFVQRILELDSSATHYEYLYIDEAGFNLQKKKEKREKCDWPSCYSQCPWTTRRQHHSLCSNFYNWCCGTQCCLGTIQHSKAPTFFKPPQ from the exons atgaGCAGTGGAAACAGAAGAGGTTTAAGAGTGAGAGGTGGTGGCCAGGGTAGagggagaagaggaagaggagatagagaaagagaaagaagagcTGAAGATGTAGGAGGAAGAGCTGAAGATTTAGGAGGAAGAGCGAGAAGAGCTGAGGATGTAGGAAGAGGAGAAGAGATTGAAGAGATGGATAGATTGGAGGGCAATGGTATAGTGGAAAGAGAAAATATAAGAAGAGGTGGAcagggaggaagaggaggccAAGGTGTAAGAGGAGGGAGGAGAGGTAGAATGAGGGTAGGGTACACGCGtgtttcaaatgaaatcagagCCACACTTATTGACCATGTCATAAATCATGGTCTCTCACTGAGAGAAGCTGGCCAGAGAGTTCAGCCCAATATAAACAGATCCACAGTGGCTTCAATTATCCGTACATTTCAGAGGGAAAACCG AATTGAAGTTAGAGAACATTCAGGTGGACGAACAAGACTTTTTTCAGTTGAACAAGAGCATGCCATTGTTGACATGGTGGTCCAGAACAACACCCTCCGCCTCAAAGAAATTCAGCAAAGAATAACACAGGACAATCAACTGTTCCACAATATCCACCAATGCAGTCTCTCCACAATTGACCGTGTTCTAAGAAGAAATGCTATCCGAATGAAGCAAGTATACAAAGTGCCCTTTGAGAGGAACTCCATTAGAGTGAAGGAGTTGCGATTCCAGTTTGTTCAA AGAATCTTGGAGTTGGATAGCAGTGCAACTCATTATGAGTACCTGTATATTGATGAAGCAGGCTtcaatcttcaaaaaaaaaaggagaagagGGAGAAATGTGATTGGCCATCGTGCTACAGTCAATGTCCCTGGACAACGAGGAGGCAACATCACTCTCTGTGCAGCAATTTCTACAACTGGTGTTGTGGCACACAATGCTGTCTTGGGACCATACAACACAGCAAGGCTCCTACATTTTTTAAACCTCCTCAATGA